The sequence below is a genomic window from Amycolatopsis sulphurea.
GATCTGGTCGAGCACGCCAACTGGAAGCTGGTGATGGAGAACAACCGCGAGTGCTACCACTGCGAGGCCGGGCATCCCGAGCTGACGTGCACATTCTTTCCGACCTACGGGTACCGGCCGGACGAGATCCCGGACCGGCTGCTGCCCGCGCACCGCCGCTATCTCGACGCTTCGGCCGAGCTGGCGCGCGAGTGCGATCGGCGCGGCATGCCGTACGAGCCGATCGAGGAACTTTCCGGCCGTCCCACGGCGTTCCGGGTGCAGCGCGAGGCCCTGGACGGCGCCGGTGAGTCCTACACCCGCGACGGCCGCGCCGCCTCGCGCAAGCTGCTCGGCGAGCTGGACACGCCCCGGCTGGGCCGGTTGTCCGTGCACTATCAGCCCAATTCGTGGTTCCACTTCCTCGGCGACCACGCCGTCACGTTCTCCGTGCTGCCGCTCGCGGTGGATCGGACCCTCGTCCGCACGACCTGGCTGGTGCATGCCGACGCCGTCGAAGGAACCGACTACGACTTGGAAACGCTCACCGACGTCTGGCGCCGGACGAACGCCCAGGACGGCGCGCTGGTCGCCCGGGCGCAGGCCGGTGTCCGCGATCCGGCCTACGAACCCGGGCCGTACGCGCCGACCGAGAGCCATGTGGAGGAATTCGTCACCTGGTACATCGAGCGCCTGAAGGAGCACCAGAACCGATGACCTCGCCCACTGTCGCGCCGGAGATCAGCCCGGCCGAAGCCCCGGACGAACAGCTCACCTGCACCGAGATCGTCGATGTCACCCACGACGTCAAGACGTTCGTCTTCGAGCCCGCCGTAGCGGCGCTGTCCTTCCAGCCCGGCCAGTTCCTGACGTTCCGTTTCCTCCTCGAAGGCGAGCGAGTGGAACGCTGCTACACGATCTCGTCCCCGTCGACCCGTCCGGAACGGCCGGCGATCACGGTCAAGCGTGTTCCCGGCGGCGTGGTCTCGAACTGGCTGCACGACCACCTGCGACCGGGTGACGTGCTCGGTGCGTCCGGCCCGTTCGGGCAGTTCAGCTTCGCGCAGCACGCCGCGGACAAGTACCTGTTCCTGACCGCGGGCAGCGGGATCACCCCGGCGATGTCCATGGTGCGCACCCTGCGCGAGACCGGCGATCCGGCCGGCGTCGTGTTCCTGCATTCCGCACGGACGCCCGGCGACATCGTTTTCCGCGCCGAACTCGAAGCCCTGGCCGAGGAACCCGGTGTTTCGGTCGTCATCCTGTGTGGGCGCGATTCCCCGGGTGAGCAGTGGCGTGGTCACCGTGGCCGGCTCACCCTGCCGGTGCTGGCGGCAGCGGCGCCGGATCTGGCGGGCCGGGAGATCTTCACCTGCGGGCCGCCGCCGTACCTGGCCGCGGTGCGGGAACTGCTCGTCCAGGCCGGTGCCGAACCGGGCCGTTGTCACGTGGAGTCTTTCGTGTTCGGCGCGGCCGCTCCGGCCATTCCGGCGCAGACGGGCCCGGCACACCGCGTCGAATTCCGGCGCAGCGGCCGGGTGATCGAGTGCGATCCGGGCACGACCGTGCTGGCCGCGGCAGCGAGTGCGGGGCTGACCCTGCCCTCCTCATGCGGGGAAGGCGTGTGCGGCACCTGCAAGCTCACCCTCCTCGGCGGCCGGGTGGATCTCCGCCACGCCGGCGGGATCCGGCCGCGGGAAATCGCCGCGGGTCGGATCCTCGCCTGCTGCGCCACCCCCGTCGAGGACCTGACGATCGATGCCTGA
It includes:
- a CDS encoding hybrid-cluster NAD(P)-dependent oxidoreductase, with protein sequence MTSPTVAPEISPAEAPDEQLTCTEIVDVTHDVKTFVFEPAVAALSFQPGQFLTFRFLLEGERVERCYTISSPSTRPERPAITVKRVPGGVVSNWLHDHLRPGDVLGASGPFGQFSFAQHAADKYLFLTAGSGITPAMSMVRTLRETGDPAGVVFLHSARTPGDIVFRAELEALAEEPGVSVVILCGRDSPGEQWRGHRGRLTLPVLAAAAPDLAGREIFTCGPPPYLAAVRELLVQAGAEPGRCHVESFVFGAAAPAIPAQTGPAHRVEFRRSGRVIECDPGTTVLAAAASAGLTLPSSCGEGVCGTCKLTLLGGRVDLRHAGGIRPREIAAGRILACCATPVEDLTIDA
- a CDS encoding aromatic ring-hydroxylating oxygenase subunit alpha, producing the protein MTVSAEPASDRCATAGLVARRKRGRALEAPFYTGEEFFALDLAAIFAAHWIFVATEAEVPEPGDYVTVDLGRYSVILLRDDDEQVRAFHNVCRHRGARILSDAAGSTGNLVCGYHQWTYATDGALLHAGQQAPDFEKSCWGLKRVGLRSVEGLLFLCLAPEPPADFEEVAEQVRPYLAAHRLRHTKVAAQVDLVEHANWKLVMENNRECYHCEAGHPELTCTFFPTYGYRPDEIPDRLLPAHRRYLDASAELARECDRRGMPYEPIEELSGRPTAFRVQREALDGAGESYTRDGRAASRKLLGELDTPRLGRLSVHYQPNSWFHFLGDHAVTFSVLPLAVDRTLVRTTWLVHADAVEGTDYDLETLTDVWRRTNAQDGALVARAQAGVRDPAYEPGPYAPTESHVEEFVTWYIERLKEHQNR